A single region of the Metarhizium brunneum chromosome 6, complete sequence genome encodes:
- the ltmP gene encoding Cytochrome P450 monooxygenase ltmP, with the protein MSLLPVVVVVVALLLCYVVYSSNRKESIPSARCWPSFFPKVFDRLSYNSQAPQLIKHGYQKFRDQPFKLHKMDMDLVVIPLKYASELRAVTNDKLDPLTASFDDNAGAVTSILLGSELHTHAIQRRLTPRLPKIIPVMMDELRLAFEQVLPMQDDSWVAVNPYEMVLHLATRAAARVFVGEPTCRDEIFLQTTASYSRNVFESISTSRRFGSLLTSFFGTWVPEVREARDQLQYIQQLLGTEVKRRRESPNEEHDDFLQWCMDLARTEEESQPEALAHRTLGILSMAVVHTTAMASTHLIFDMIADKDLTNSLRKEQAAVLKEGWMSISQQSMLDMKHLDSLMRESQRINPVGEFTFRRLVRKPVTLSDGYQLERGQQIALLARSIHMDEENVPDAATFKPDRWLKQQNSAPTSFSNSSTANLNFGLGRYACPGRFLASYTIKAIMSRLLLEYDFQLQGQFPSGRPPNMLHGDRIFPHRTAVVLLRRRNAVASKA; encoded by the exons ATGTCGCTTTTACCTGTCGTCGTAGTTGTCGTCGCTCTTCTCCTCTGCTATGTTGTTTACAGTAGCAACCGGAAAGAAAGCATACCCAGTGCCAGATGCTGGCCGTCCTTCTTTCCCAAAGTCTTTGACCGGTTGAGTTACAATAGCCAGGCGCCTCAACTCATCAAACATGGGTATCAAAAG TTTCGAGATCAACCGTTCAAGCTGCATAAaatggacatggacttggTCGTCATTCCACTCAAGTACGCCTCTGAACTGCGCGCGGTTACAAACGACAAGTTGGACCCCTTGACAGCGAGCTTTGATGACAATGCTGGCGCCGTTACGAGCATACTTCTCGGGAGCGAACTGCACACACATGCCATACAACGGCGCTTGACTCCCAGGCTTC CGAAAATCATCCCGGTGATGATGGACGAGCTGAGGCTTGCCTTTGAGCAAGTTTTGCCCATGCAAGATG ATTCCTGGGTCGCAGTCAATCCGTACGAGATGGTTCTTCATCTGGCTACTCGTGCCGCGGCACGGGTGTTTGTGGGAGAGCCAACCTGCCGCGACGAGATTTTTCTCCAGACAACCGCTTCATATAGCCGCAACGTCTTCGAGAGCATCTCCACGTCGCGCCGGTTCGGCAGTCTGCTGACATCCTTTTTTGGAACGTGGGTTCCCGAGGTGAGAGAGGCCCGCGACCAACTGCAGTACATCCAACAGCTCCTGGGCACAGAGGTCAAGAGACGCAGAGAATCTCCCAACGAAGAGCACGATGACTTTTTGCAATGGTGCATGGATCTGGCGAGGACCGAGGAAGAATCGCAGCCAGAGGCCCTTGCGCACCGCACGCTCGGAATCCTGAGCATGGCCGTGGTCCATAcaacggccatggccagcacaCATTTAATCTTTGACATGATTGCGGACAAGGATCTCACAAACAGCCTTCGAAAGGAACAGGCAGCTGTTCTGAAAGAAGGTTGGATGAGCATCTCGCAGCAATCCATGCTTGACATGAAGCACCTGGATAGCTTGATGAGAGAATCCCAGCGGATTAATCCAGTCGGAGAGT TCACTTTTAGGCGTCTTGTCCGGAAGCCCGTTACATTGTCTGACGGATACCAATTAGAACGCGGTCAGCAGATTGCGCTTCTCGCAAGGTCTATTCACATGGATGAAGAAAACGTGCCCGATGCAGCTACTTTCAAGCCAGACCGGTGGCTCAAACAGCAGAATTCCGCGCCGACTTCGTTTTCTAACAGCAGCACTGCCAACCTCAATTTTGGCCTCGGCCGATATGCCTGCCCAGGACGATTTCTTGCTTCT TACACGATTAAAGCAATCATGAGCCGACTTTTACTCGAGTATGACTTTCAATTGCAGGGACAGTTTCCCTCGGGGCGGCCGCCCAATATGCTTCACGGAGATAGAATTTTTCCTCATCGCACGGCGGTTGTtctcctgcgccgccgtaATGCTGTAGCATCTAAAGCTTGA
- the ltmF_1 gene encoding Indole diterpene prenyltransferase ltmF: MANQASMTNLDLRYWMRHSVPPLLALLRAAGSYSEADQGKHIQFLCDHVLPNFGPRPTDDSSSKSWFTQSGFPMDLSLNLNAGQPKVRYAWEFIGPNGPEDGDMYAIGALRKCLASLSTELGFSTQWADALLDALAPTSEEATTTQQNIQQWQASLLPPGVEPKAGARLPFAAVAFGLDGPRTDTKLYISPQIKEMGSVKSMNETIWNVARHLEPPISQNAITAVSEFLLERPGPPCMDLLCVDLVKEQDLHRARFKIYIHTTSNSFNTVQQCITLGGRRQDEVTLKSLEVLRSIWHLLLQEKEEVTNDYEKPVNDPAMLVMKLFFCIEITPGQDLPDVKLQVPIFNYLKSDSETIENLEKIFQKCGQEWAVNGKYKEAFELAFGDPSTDREVPIHGHTSFSCTASGVYQTLYFSVPRCLE; this comes from the exons ATGGCCAATCAAGCTTCCATGACCAACCTCGACTTGAGGTACTGGATGCGCCACAGCGTCCCGCCGCTGCTCGCTCTCCTAAGAGCGGCAGGGTCATACTCGGAAGCAGATCAAGGCAAACATATCCAATTCCTTTGCGATCATGTTCTCCCCAACTTTGGACCCCGCCCAACCGATGATTCCTCAAGCAAGTCGTGGTTCACCCAGAGTGGTTTTCCTATGGATCTCAGCCTGAACCTGAATGCCGGGCAGCCAAAAGTGAGATATGCCTGGGAATTCATAGGTCCAAATGGGCCCGAGGATGGCGACATGTACGCTATAGGCGCCTTGCGAAAATGCCTGGCATCTCTCTCCACGGAGTTGGGATTTAGCACTCAATGGGCTGATGCTCTACTGGATGCCCTTGCTCCAACGTCTGAAGAAGCAACGACAACCCAGCAAAATATTCAACAGTGGCAAGCGAGTCTTTTGCCACCTGGGGTTGAGCCAAAGGCCGGAGCCAGGCTCCCCTTTGCAGCGGTGGCATTTGGCCTAGATGGCCCCCGGACTGATACCAAGCTCTACATTAGCCCCCAAATCAAGGAGATGGGGTCTGTTAAATCTATGAATGAGACTATCTGGAATGTTGCGCGCCATTTGGAACCTCCAATTAGCCAGAACGCTATTACGGCTGTTTCCGA ATTCCTTCTAGAGCGTCCCGGCCCACCTTGTATGGATTTGCTGTGCGTGGATCTCGTTAAAGAACAAGATTTACATCGAGCCAGATTCAAGATCTACATTCACACAACGAGCAATTCATTCAACACGGTTCAGCAGTGCATCACCTTGGGCGGCCGACGGCAGGACGAAGTCACCCTAAAGAGCCTAGAGGTCTTGAGGTCTATATGGCATCTTTTACTccaagaaaaggaagaggttACAAATGACTACGAAAAACCAGTCAACGATCCGGCAATGCTAGTGATGaagctcttcttctgcaTCGAGATTACTCCTGGTCAAGATCTCCCAGATGTCAAGTTGCAGGTTCctatttttaattatttaaagaGCGATTCGGAAACCATTGAGAATCTTGAGAAGATTTTCCAAAAATGCGGCCAGGAGTGGGCAGTAAATGGGAAATACAAAGAGGCCTTTGAACTTGCTTT TGGAGATCCCAGCACGGATCGTGAAGTGCCAATCCACGGCCACACATCATTCAGCTGCACTGCATCCGGGGTGTACCAGACTCTGTATTTCAGTGTGCCGAGGTGCCTAGAATAA
- the CTB5_1 gene encoding FAD-dependent monooxygenase CTB5 codes for MEKTCAALQAALGSDKVLFPGSDAYAAALTSYFSPQVSGLHPQCFVTPRSPRDVSCVIETMRATGGEFAIRGGGHQWFRGATSCSGVTVDMRGLDSVVISGDRSSVTVGAGATWDAVYETLDVLGFSAAGGRVAGVILFEVVLADGSVVEASEQQNSDLWLALRGGCNIFGIITSLDAVDQQARVYAELMDPAKYDENASFLFGWSFNSTHKLSVALNLLIYTKPNGNEVPQVPPFTNRSPTCRQSRTLRPAPPYLSTTVTFAPTEAMIRATFDAYNASLPSVQDIAGISWNINLEALPPQLYALGLADRSGRLAVCLLSPAWSRAGDDDKVYAAARTLMEEINCRARDLGAHDPYIYMNYAAPGQEVIASYGQASVAQLQHVRARVDPHGLFTHQVPGGFKIPQ; via the exons ATGGAAAAGACCTGTGCAGCCTTGCAGGCCGCCCTCGGTTCCGACAAGGTCCTGTTTCCGGGAAGCGACGCATACGCCGCAGCGCTTACGTCGTATTTTAGCCCGCAAGTCTCGGGCCTCCATCCCCAGTGCTTCGTCACGCCCAGGTCGCCCCGCGATGTATCCTGCGTGATTGAGACCATGAGAGCCACCGGAGGCGAGTTTGCCATACGGGGCGGCGGGCACCAGTGGTTCCGAGGCGCGACCAGTTGCTCCGGAGTCACAGTCGACATGCGCGGCCTCGACTCGGTCGTCATCAGCGGCGACAGGTCGAGCGTGACTGTCGGCGCGGGCGCGACATGGGACGCCGTCTACGAGACGCTGGATGTGCTGGGCTTCAGCGCCGCGGGCGGCCGTGttgccggc GTCATTTTGTTCGAGGTTGTTCTCGCCGACGGCTCCGTTGTCGAGGCCAGCGAGCAGCAAAACTCGGACCTGTGGCTGGCGCTCCGCGGCGGGTGCAACATCTTTGGCATCATTACTAGCCTCGAT GCCGTCGACCAGCAAGCCCGCGTGTATGCCGAGCTTATGGATCCGGCCAAGTATGACGAGAATGCGTCGTTCCTCTTTGGCTGGTCTTTCAACAGCACGCACAAATTGAGCGTTGCCCTGAACCTGCTCATCTACACCAAGCCCAACGGCAACGAGGTCCCCCAGGTGCCGCCTTTTACCAACCGGTCCCCGACCTGCCGACAATCCCGTACCCTGCGGCCGGCGCCACC CTACCTCTCGACAACGGTGACCTTTGCGCCTACAGAGGCCATGATCCGCGCCACGTTCGACGCCTACAACGCCAGCTTGCCGTCGGTACAGGACATCGCAGGCATCAGTTGGAACATCAACCTGGAggcgctgccgccgcagctGTACGCGCTGGGGCTGGCAGACCGGTCCGGGCGGCTCGCCGTGTGTCTCTTGTCGCCTGCGTGGTCTCgtgccggcgacgacgacaaggtATACGCGGCGGCGCGCACGCTCATGGAGGAGATTAACTGTAGAGCAAGGGACCTCGGGGCACACGACCCGTACATCTACATGAACTACGCGGCGCCGGGGCAGGAAGTGATTGCGAGCTACGGGCAGGCGAGCGTGGCACAGCTGCAGCACGTCAGGGCAAGGGTTGATCCCCACGGCCTCTTCACCCATCAGGTTCCCGGGGGGTTCAAGATTCCCCAGTGA
- the ltmF_2 gene encoding Indole diterpene prenyltransferase ltmF — MATQTVTVLGQDVTADSLDMKYWSDNFIPPVKSLLEATEAYSPSEQEAQLRILKEVVLPNLGPRPSKAVGPSHLTQSGSPLQLSLNASSNNCVRYCWEMLGASGGHGRDPLAIQAARDIVASVSAKFGFSTKWSSALLSAFAVKPDEAQHIIDMLPQWLQSFVPEGVEAAPLKRIPFALTAFDLKGSNISMKLYVNPKAKEIITGTPAAGEVWKILRTLTPAFKPEAIDMLEKFFAGLPEPSPIELVGIDCVDDAHLSDARVKLYIHTRSNSFKTVRKYVTLGGKINDEETNQYLEKLQPIWHLLLQEPEGPVDEDFEKPINDSSMLCQKLYFSFELQPGRDFPNVKTYLPTWNYVRTDEETIANYQEIFQICGHPWGEEGRYKKIFTDAL; from the exons ATGGCAACCCAAACGGTAACAgttcttggccaagatgtgACGGCAGATTCCCTGGATATGAAATACTGGTCGGATAACTTTATCCCACCAGTCAAGTCTCTTCTAGAAGCTACGGAGGCCTACTCTCCATCGGAACAAGAAGCCCAGTTACGCATCCTGAAAGAAGTTGTTCTGCCCAATCTTGGTCCGCGGCCGTCCAAAGCTGTTGGGCCCTCGCATCTGACGCAAAGTGGCTCTCCACTTCAGCTCAGTCTCAATGCGTCATCCAACAATTGCGTAAGGTATTGTTGGGAGATGTTGGGTGCCAGCGGAGGACACGGCCGTGACCCTTTGGCCATACAGGCCGCTCGAGATATCGTGGCTTCTGTTTCTGCCAAGTTTGGCTTTTCGACCAAATGGAGCAGCGCGTTGCTATCCGCCTTTGCTGTCAAACCAGACGAGGCTCAGCATATTATTGATATGCTTCCCCAGTGGTTGCAAAGCTTTGTGCCCGAAGGTGTTGAAGCGGCTCCTCTGAAGAGAATCCCCTTTGCGCTGACCGCCTTCGACCTCAAAGGCTCCAACATATCCATGAAACTCTATGTTAATCCCAAGGCTAAGGAAATCATCACTGGTACTCCAGCAGCGGGTGAGGTTTGGAAGATTCTTCGAACTCTCACGCCAGCATTTAAGCCCGAAGCAATCGACATGCTAGAGAA ATTCTTCGCTGGTCTTCCTGAGCCGTCCCCGATCGAATTGGTAGGCATTGACTGTGTCGACGACGCCCATCTGTCTGATGCTAGGGTGAAGCTGTACATTCACACCAGGAGCAACTCGTTCAAGACTGTGCGCAAATATGTTACCCTCGGAGGGAAAATCAATGATGAAGAGACGAACCAATATTTGGAGAAGCTTCAGCCGATCTGGCACCTGCTGCTTCAAGAACCGGAAGGCCCCGTTGATGAGGATTTCGAAAAGCCGATTAACGATTCGTCCATGCTTTGCCAGAAATTGTATTTCAGCTTTGAACTGCAGCCAGGCAGGGACTTTCCCAACGTCAAGACTTATTTACCGACTTGGAACTATGTTCGAACCGATGAGGAAACCATTGCGAATTACCAGGAGATCTTCCAGATCTGCGGCCACCCCTGGGGTGAAGAAGGGAGATACAAGAAGATTTTTACGGATGCATTGTAA
- the CTB5_2 gene encoding FAD-dependent monooxygenase CTB5 has protein sequence MFNTTCTAVICVSLSSQPFITPHRKPGKGSNAWGGSQSLQYLALSRVLGNKVSFPGSAAYTALLGSYFSQPEAAVRPHCIVSPQSARDVSKAVIVLTTVATNNYDGDDLNRPPTPGCHFAVRSGGHASFAGAANIHSGVTIDLSGLNAITISSRDFVSWVGVAHPVGVGGLSVGGGISYLGPRVGWTCDTIINFEVVLANGSIVNANHHQHADLLWALRGGSNNFGIVTSVDLRVFEQGQLWGGFVDRPFSTIDDQVVALSDFSNPATYDDYASLLATFAYSGKQDVKVIVNNMEYTRPVVNPPVYHALSELPSLSNTQRITNMSDLAAETESRDIKDFSGSRQATATVTIQSCVEAINATVRAWNALVPSVRQIPGLVWAVTMDPIPPTLYARHAMANALGLANRGDKSLIIVMATATWSNAADDEAVNMAMKKLIATTEHNVGRMGKLDPFIYINYAARWQNPIASYGPASVDKLLETQRKYDQSLDVFLLAWSLVDSSLPTP, from the exons CTTGGGGTGGTTCTCAATCCCTGCAGTATCTTGCCTTGTCCAGGGTACTTGGGAATAAAGTATCGTTCCCAGGAAGCGCAGCCTACACAGCATTGCTGGGGTCATATTTCTCACAGCCAGAGGCAGCCGTCCGTCCACACTGCATCGTCTCGCCCCAATCTGCGCGAGATGTATCCAAAGCCGTGATCGTGCTCACAACAGTGGCCACAAATAACTATGACGGTGATGATCTCAACCGCCCACCCACGCCAGGCTGTCATTTCGCGGTACGGTCAGGTGGACACGCCAGCTTTGCAGGTGCGGCCAACATCCACAGCGGCGTCACCATTGACCTCAGCGGCCTCAATGCCATCACGATTAGCAGTCGGGATTTTGTGTCT TGGGTGGGGGTCGCGCATCCCGTGGGGGTCGGCGGTTTGTCTGTCGGTGGGGGCATTTCGTACCTGGGGCCCCGCGTGGGGTGGACGTGCGACACCATCATCAATTTCGAGGTGGTGCTTGCCAACGGCTCCATCGTCaacgccaaccaccaccagcatgCGGACCTCTTGTGGGCGCTTCGCGGCGGCTCCAACAACTTTGGCATTGTCACCAGCGTCGACTTGCGCGTGTTTGAGCAGGGCCAGCTCTGGGGCGGCTTTGTCGACAGACCCTTTTCCACCATCGACGACCAGGTGGTTGCCTTGTCCGACTTCAGCAACCCGGCAACCTACGACGACTATGCGTCCTTGCTCGCCACCTTTGCCTATTCGGGGAAACAGGATGTCAAGGTCATCGTCAACAACATGGAGTACACCAGGCCGGTGGTGAATCCACCAGTGTACCATGCCTTGTCAGAGCTGCCCTCCCTGTCCAACACGCAGCGAATAACCAACATGTCAGATCTGGCGGCGGAGACAGAATCGAGGGATATCAAGGACTTCAG CGGATCCAGGCAGGCAACGGCCACCGTCACCATTCAGTCTTGTGTCGAGGCCATCAATGCGACTGTGAGGGCATGGAATGCCCTCGTACCATCAGTACGCCAAATCCCGGGGCTCGTGTGGGCAGTCACAATGGATCCCATCCCTCCAACACTCTACGCGCGGCACGCTATGGCCAATGCCCTCGGGCTGGCCAACCGTGGCGACAAGTCCCTGATCATCGTCATGGCGACCGCGACCTGGTCCAATGCTGCAGACGACGAAGCCGTCAAcatggcgatgaagaagctGATTGCAACCACTGAGCACAATGTGGGCCGGATGGGCAAGCTGGACCCCTTCATCTACATCAACTATGCGGCACGATGGCAGAACCCCATCGCCAGCTACGGGCCGGCCAGCGTGGACAAGCTGCTCGAGACGCAGCGCAAGTACGACCAGTCCCTCGACGTGTTTTTACTCGCATGGTCCCTGGTGGATTCAAGCTTGCCCACTCCGTGA
- the TIC32_1 gene encoding Short-chain dehydrogenase TIC 32: MAGKGTIIVTGANGGLGSAIAEHIASRPELLGHHGIYIVRDASAAPALAAALSRGSPSHKQEVASLDLTNLANVRQVAQHINSRVSAGQIPPIRALILNAGLLDFGKQTWTSDGFDVTFAANYLGHWLLTLLLLQSMDKEAGTIIVIGSQMHDPSDKRNDRSKAFEGKYKQIIGSDEASVEAVAKGTWGSAKEDPSFRSGLRRYGASKLCLLMMMFELQRRADADARLGNLRVVGVDPGTMVTSITRLAPWAMRVILFGAVLPAVALLFPRGPVRTPQRSGADVLHVAGLLGGANADARPGAKAVYYNGREPMETNPEARDAQKRALVWAESVKYTRLVGGETILGDWQ; the protein is encoded by the exons ATGGCGGGCAAAGGAACCATCATCGTCaccggcgccaacggcggTCTGGGAAGTGCAATAGCAGAGCATATAGCTTCCAGGCCCGAGTTGCTAGGCCATCACGGTATATACATCGTGCGAGACGCGTCCGCAGCGCCGGCGCTCGCCGCGGCCCTTTCGCGAGGCTCACCGTCGCACAAGCAAGAGGTGGCCTCTCTGGACTTGACCAACCTCGCCAACGTTCGCCAAGTCGCACAGCACATCAAT AGCCGCGTGTCTGCCGGCCAGATCCCGCCCATCCGcgccctcatcctcaacgCTGGCCTGCTCGACTTTGGCAAGCAGACGTGGACGAGTGACGGGTTCGACGTCACCTTTGCAGCCAACTACCTCGGACACTGGCTGCTCACGCTCCTGCTTCTCCAGAgcatggacaaggaagccGGCACTATTATTGTTATTGGAAGCCAGATGCACGA CCCTAGTGATAAGCGCAACGACCGCAGCAAGGCGTTTGAAGGCAAGTACAAGCAGATCATTGgcagcgacgaggccagcgtcgaggccgtggcaAAGGGCACCTGGGGCTCGGCCAAGGAAGACCCTTCGTTCCGCAGCGGGCTCCGGCGCTACGGCGCGTCCAAGCTGTGCCTGCTCATGATGATGTTTGAGCTGCAGCggcgcgccgacgccgacgcccgCCTCGGGAACctgcgcgtcgtcggcgtcgacccGGGCACCATGGTGACGAGCATCACGCGCCTCGCGCCGTGGGCCATGCGCGTGATCCTCTTTGGCGCCGTGTTGCCCGCCGTCGCGCTGCTGTTCCCCCGCGGGCCCGTACGGACGCCGCAGCGCTCCGGGGCCGATGTCCTGCACGTCGCGGGCCTCTTGGGCGGAGCGAACGCAGACGCCCGGCCCGGCGCGAAGGCGGTCTACTACAACGGCAGGGAGCCGATGGAGACGAACCCCGAGGCGAGGGACGCCCAGAAGCGCGCGTTGGTCTGGGCGGAATCGGTAAAGTATACCCGGCTGGTGGGGGGCGAGACCATTCTCGGCGATTGGCAATGA
- the ltmQ gene encoding Cytochrome P450 monooxygenase ltmQ, which translates to MLSERLNVFDDYPAAVFAIIGVAVAAAAFFLYLDYPIAVDVPIIGVGVRYTKWLAAIRNVWYARESIREGYAKHGDFAFQIPTMTRMDIFICDRQMTKEYYTVDDDHLSFRAVMSEEFQFEHLLPGQLHDVRRIPNSVIAKALSWQRTRASKPEDPFFKSFSAEFIHGFQEETQRLVQNQRSSIFSLFRGTPPAADSGWSAVPCFPLAIKVIARLTTYSLFGEPLCRDVEFLDMCCRFGDAIPRDALILRSWPAWARPSVAKLLAAPRLVRKLQGILYTEIQQRRSTREKNPMKDLLDFTIDWVDQRGEEYDDWHITDMMTNTIFAALHTSSQLVVHTIFELATRPEYADPLREEIKQCFELHGEGTKKALDSMYKVDSFIKETQRMNPLDASALARLALRDYTFSNGLHIPKGSAIFTPNAPLFQDERFYPDPQRFDGFRFSKMRHDPKLVSSCDLTSTNERSMHFGIGRHACPGRFMVSDEVKLAMVHLLQNFDFCVENFGPRPKNMPFGKFILPDMSAKVWLRPSTRGKE; encoded by the exons ATGCTATCCGAACGACTGAATGTATTTGACGATTATCCGGCCGCGGTATTTGCCATTATTGGCGTTGCCGTAGCTGCTGccgcattcttcttgtatcTCGATTATCCCATAGCA GTGGATGTGCCCATTATCGGGGTTGGAGTGCGATATACGAAATGGCTGGCGGCGATTCGAAATGTTTGGTACGCCCGAGAATCTATTCGCGAGGGATACGCCAAG CATGGTGATTTTGCATTTCAGATACCAACCATGACCCGAATGGACATATTTATATGCGATCGCCAGATGACAAAGGAATATTATACTGTGGATGATGATCACTTGTCTTTCCGGGCCGTCATGTCCGAG GAATTCCAATTCGAGCATCTTCTTCCAGGCCAGCTACACGATGTCCGCAGGATACCCAACTCGGTCATTGCAAAGGCCTTGAGCTGGCAGAGGACCAGGGCAAGCAAACCCGAGGACCCGTTCTTCAAGTCCTTCTCAGCCGAGTTTATCCATGGGTTCCAGGAAGAAACGCAGCGACTAGTACAGAACCAGAGGTCGAGCATCTTCTCATTGTTCCGAGGTACTCCCCCGGCCGCAGACTCTGGATGGAGCGCTGTGCCGTGTTTTCCACTTGCCATCAAGGTCATTGCACGTCTTACAACATACTCTCTGTTCGGTGAGCCTTTGTGTAGGGATGTCGAGTTTCTAGACATGTGCTGCCGGTTCGGCGATGCCATCCCCCGGGATGCCCTTATCTTGcgctcttggccagcctgGGCAAGGCC TTCTGTCGCAAAGCTCCTGGCTGCCCCGCGACTTGTGAGGAAGCTGCAGGGCATTTTGTACACCGAGATACAACAAAGGAGAAGTACCCGGGAAAAGAATCCCATGAAG GATCTCCTCGACTTCACCATCGACTGGGTTGACCAACGGGGCGAAGAATATGACGATTGGCATATTACCGATATGATGACCAACACAATATTTGCTGCATTGCATACGTCCAGTCAA CTAGTGGTGCATACAATCTTCGAGCTCGCCACACGTCCCGAGTATGCTGACCCTCTACGAGAGGAAATAAAGCAATGCTTTGAACTGCACGGCGAGGGTACCAAGAAGGCTTTGGACTCCATGTACAAGGTAGATAGTTTCATCAAGGAGACGCAGCGAATGAACCCGCTCGACGCAT CCGCACTGGCGAGATTGGCTCTTAGGGACTACACCTTTTCCAATGGTCTGCACATTCCGAAGGGGAGCGCAATTTTCACCCCCAACGCCCCTTTATTCCAGGACGAGAGATTCTATCCGGATCCCCAGCGTTTCGACGGCTTCCGATTTTCCAAAATGAGGCATGACCCAAAGCTCGTGTCCTCGTGTGACCTCACTTCCACCAACGAACGCAGCATGCATTTTGGAATTGGGCGCCATGCTTGCCCTGGCCGATTCATGGTTTCCGACGAGGTGAAGCTTGCCATGGTGCATCTCTTGCAAAATTTCGACTTTTGTGTCGAGAACTTTGGGCCAAGGCCGAAGAATATGCCATTTGGCAAGTTTATTCTGCCCGATATGAGCGCCAAGGTGTGGTTGAGGCCATCTACCCGTGGCAAAGAGTGA